The following nucleotide sequence is from bacterium.
CTCTGTTCCGCCGAACTCATCCACCACCAGGGCGAGATGGATCTTCCTTTTCTGGAACTCCCTGATGGTGCGGCCCAGGTAGGCGCTCTCCGGCACGAAATAGGGCGGATGCATGTGCTCGGCCAACCGGTAATCGCCCCAGTTCGTCCGGGGTTCCGAGAGCAGGTCCTTGACGTAGAATACCCCGACGATCTCGTCCAGGCTCTCCCGGCACACAGGGAAACGGCTGTGCCCGCTCTCGTTTGCCACTTCCAGGACCTTTTCCACCCCGTCGTCGAGCTCCAGGGCGACGATCTGGGTACGGGGCACCATGGCATCCTTCACGGTCCTGTCATGGAACGCCAGGACCCGGTCAATGAGCTGGGCGGGGTATTTCGCGATCCCCCCCTCGCTGGCGCTCAGGGACACGATCAACTGGATCTCATCGGCCTGGACGGTATCAAAGTCCCGGTCGGGATCGCCCCCCGTGGCCCTGATGAGGAGGTTGGTTATCCCTGTGAAGACCAGGGTGGCCGGCCAGGTGAGGAGATAGAAGATCGCGAGGGACCAGGCGGTCAGGAGGACAAACCGCTCGGCGTAGCGCCGGGCCATGACCTTTGGGGTGATCTCCCCGAAAACCAGGATGGCCAGGGTCATGACCCCCACCGACACGGCAAGGCCGCGATTGGCAAAGAGCCTTGAAGCGATGTCGGTGGCCAGCGCCGAAGCTCCGATATTGACCAGGTTGTTGCCGATGAGGATTGAGGTGAGAAGGGCGCTGGGGTGCTTCACCCAGATGTTGAGGGGATCGGGCTTCCGGTTCCGGGCCTTCATGAGAGCCTGGAATTTGGCCTTTGACAGGCTTACAAAGGCTGTTTCGGACCCGGAAAAAAAGCCGGACAGCAGCAGGCACACAAGTATGGTGACCCACTCCCATGTGGGCACGGATGCCGTGGGCAAGATCGCTTAGAGACCCTCCGTGAACTCCTCGGATTCGACATAGGAGACATATGGTTCTTCGTGGGACTTCTGGGTCTGACAGTAGATGTGCACTCGCTCCACCACATCTTCGGGGTCGTCGGTCATGGAGAAGAGGTTCAGGTCTTCCTCGTCCAGGTAGCCGGCAGACACCATCTGATCCCGAAGCCACCCGTAAAGGGAGGCCCAGTAGGCCTTGTCGAACAGGATGATGGGGAACTTCTGCATCTTCCCGGTCTGCTTGAGAGTCAGGGACTCGAACAGCTCGTCCATGGTGCCGAAACCGCCGGGGAGGACCACGAGAGCCCTCGCGTATTTTACGAACATGACCTTGCGTATAAAAAAGTAGCGGAAGTTGAGCTCCACGTTGGCGTATTTGTTGGCGAGCTGCTCGTGGGGCAGGGAGATGTTGAGTCCCACCGAGGTCCCTCCCCCTTCCAAGGCACCCCTGTTGGCGGCCTCCATGACGCCTGGCCCGCCTCCGGTGATCACCGCGTAGCCCTCTTCGGCGAACCTCTTGCCGATTTGCCGGGCGGCCTTGTAAGCCGGGTCCCGGTGCTTGGAACGTGCCGAGCCGAAGATGCTGACGGCGTCGGGCAATTTGGACATGACCTCCATTCCCGTCACCATCTCGGCCATCATCCTGAAAACCCGGCGGTTGTCCAGCTGGGCCCGGTGGAGCCTCTGCAGGACCGGGTGGATCTCCTTGGAAAGGACCT
It contains:
- a CDS encoding hemolysin family protein; translation: MPTASVPTWEWVTILVCLLLSGFFSGSETAFVSLSKAKFQALMKARNRKPDPLNIWVKHPSALLTSILIGNNLVNIGASALATDIASRLFANRGLAVSVGVMTLAILVFGEITPKVMARRYAERFVLLTAWSLAIFYLLTWPATLVFTGITNLLIRATGGDPDRDFDTVQADEIQLIVSLSASEGGIAKYPAQLIDRVLAFHDRTVKDAMVPRTQIVALELDDGVEKVLEVANESGHSRFPVCRESLDEIVGVFYVKDLLSEPRTNWGDYRLAEHMHPPYFVPESAYLGRTIREFQKRKIHLALVVDEFGGTEGMITLEDILEELVGEIHDEFDREIVMMRRLPSGALEVSGRTPIDDLMRAFPSWSGETPSKTVGGLIMAITGRVPAPGETVYTGGLKLVVLGSDERQIKRVSVESTAGEEGGHER
- a CDS encoding TIGR00730 family Rossman fold protein translates to MSNETSLIIKALLEEVLSKEIHPVLQRLHRAQLDNRRVFRMMAEMVTGMEVMSKLPDAVSIFGSARSKHRDPAYKAARQIGKRFAEEGYAVITGGGPGVMEAANRGALEGGGTSVGLNISLPHEQLANKYANVELNFRYFFIRKVMFVKYARALVVLPGGFGTMDELFESLTLKQTGKMQKFPIILFDKAYWASLYGWLRDQMVSAGYLDEEDLNLFSMTDDPEDVVERVHIYCQTQKSHEEPYVSYVESEEFTEGL